A single window of Rhodococcus jostii RHA1 DNA harbors:
- a CDS encoding hemolysin family protein, producing MDIALSILALLGFLALTAGTALFVAAEFSLTALERSTVDSHARDGDRRARQVQHAHRTLSFQLSGAQLGITITTLITGYLSEPVLARFITPVLSAIGFSESAAAATSLVIALVLATSFSMVFGELVPKNLAIAHPLPTARATAGMQAAFSLIFKWAINGLNGTANWLVRRLGIEPAEELRSARSPQELGSLVRTSAQRGAIDKGTALLVNRSLRFGERTAEELMTPRVKIVTLSTTDTVADLIDTASRTGFSRFPVVESDLDDAVGVVHIKHAFAVPAHRRRTARLNSLAQKVPVVPSSLDGDALMERIRSDGMQVAFVVDEYGGTAGMVTMEDLIEEIVGDVRDEHDESEIDVQRVGDGWSCSGLLRVDEVSDTTGYTAPEGEYETLGGLVLTELGRIPDEGDEVELPLPEGAHDPGGRWVATVTHMDGRRIDRVLLTPKPDETGDTDSEEDDDE from the coding sequence ATGGACATCGCGCTCAGCATTCTCGCCCTCCTCGGCTTTCTCGCCCTGACCGCAGGTACCGCGTTGTTCGTGGCGGCCGAGTTCTCCCTCACCGCCCTCGAACGCAGCACCGTCGACTCGCACGCCCGCGACGGTGACCGCCGGGCCCGGCAGGTGCAGCACGCCCACCGCACCCTGTCCTTCCAGCTGTCCGGGGCGCAGCTCGGCATCACCATCACCACGCTGATCACCGGCTACCTGTCCGAGCCGGTCCTCGCACGGTTCATCACCCCGGTGCTGTCCGCGATCGGGTTCAGTGAATCCGCTGCCGCGGCAACGTCGTTGGTGATCGCCCTCGTCCTCGCGACCTCGTTCTCGATGGTGTTCGGCGAACTCGTGCCGAAGAACCTCGCCATCGCCCACCCCCTGCCCACCGCACGCGCGACGGCCGGCATGCAGGCGGCGTTCTCGCTCATCTTCAAGTGGGCCATCAACGGGCTCAACGGAACCGCGAACTGGCTGGTGCGACGCCTCGGCATCGAACCGGCCGAGGAACTGCGGTCGGCGCGGTCCCCGCAGGAGCTGGGGTCGCTCGTGCGGACGTCCGCGCAGCGCGGCGCCATCGACAAGGGCACGGCGCTGCTGGTGAACCGCTCGCTGCGGTTCGGGGAACGCACCGCGGAGGAACTGATGACCCCCCGCGTGAAGATCGTGACCCTGTCCACCACGGACACGGTCGCCGACCTCATCGACACCGCCTCCCGCACCGGGTTCTCCCGCTTCCCCGTCGTCGAAAGCGACCTGGACGACGCCGTCGGCGTCGTCCACATCAAGCACGCGTTCGCGGTGCCCGCCCACCGCCGGCGCACCGCCCGCCTCAACTCGCTCGCCCAGAAGGTCCCGGTGGTGCCCTCCAGCCTGGACGGTGACGCCCTGATGGAGCGGATCCGGTCCGACGGCATGCAGGTCGCGTTCGTCGTCGACGAATACGGCGGCACCGCCGGGATGGTCACCATGGAGGACCTGATCGAGGAGATCGTCGGCGACGTCCGCGACGAGCACGACGAATCCGAGATCGACGTCCAGCGGGTCGGGGACGGCTGGTCCTGCTCCGGGCTCCTCCGCGTCGACGAGGTCTCCGACACCACCGGCTATACCGCACCCGAGGGTGAGTACGAAACCCTCGGCGGACTCGTCCTCACCGAGCTCGGGCGGATACCCGACGAGGGCGACGAGGTGGAACTGCCACTGCCCGAGGGCGCACACGACCCCGGCGGCCGATGGGTCGCCACCGTGACCCACATGGACGGCCGGCGCATCGACCGGGTGCTGCTCACCCCCAAGCCCGACGAGACCGGCGACACCGACAGCGAGGAGGACGACGATGAGTAA
- a CDS encoding GuaB1 family IMP dehydrogenase-related protein translates to MQFLDGHRPPYDLTYDDVFLVPNRTEVTSRFDVDLATSDGSGTTIPIVVANMTAVSGRRMAETVARRGGLVVLPQDLPAPAVAETVSFVKSRHLVADTPVTLGPDAAVSDALALLPKRAHGAVVVVENDRPVGVVTEGSCTDVDRFARLRSVALTDFVTAPDSASPREVFELLEGKHDSLAVIVHPDGTLAGVLTRTGAIRDGIYQPAVDGNGKLRVAAAVGVNGDVAAKARALVDAGADLLVVDTAHGHQQKMIDVLGALKKADLGVPLVAGNVVSAAGTRDLIDAGADIVKVGVGPGAMCTTRMMTGVGRPQFSAVEECATQARAMGAHVWADGGVRHPRDVALALAAGASNVMIGSWFAGTYESPGDLRVDQSGNAYKESFGMASKRAVAARTATDTAFDRARKGLFEEGISSSRMRLDPERPGVEDLIDHICSGVRSTCTYAGARTLAELHERAVLGVQSAAGFAEGRPLPAGW, encoded by the coding sequence GTGCAGTTCCTCGACGGGCATCGCCCTCCCTATGACCTGACGTACGACGACGTGTTCCTGGTGCCGAATCGCACTGAGGTCACCTCCCGATTCGACGTCGACCTGGCCACCTCGGACGGGTCGGGCACCACCATTCCGATCGTCGTCGCCAACATGACGGCGGTCTCGGGACGCCGGATGGCGGAAACGGTCGCCCGCCGCGGCGGTCTGGTGGTCCTCCCCCAGGACCTTCCGGCGCCCGCCGTCGCGGAGACCGTGTCGTTCGTCAAGAGCAGGCACCTGGTCGCCGACACCCCGGTCACGCTCGGCCCCGACGCCGCCGTCTCCGACGCCCTGGCGCTGCTGCCGAAGCGGGCGCACGGCGCCGTGGTCGTCGTCGAGAACGACCGCCCCGTCGGCGTCGTCACCGAGGGCTCCTGCACGGACGTCGACCGGTTCGCGCGACTGCGCTCGGTGGCGCTCACCGACTTCGTCACCGCCCCCGACTCCGCGTCGCCGCGGGAGGTGTTCGAACTCCTCGAGGGCAAACACGACTCCCTCGCCGTGATCGTCCACCCCGACGGCACCCTCGCCGGGGTCCTCACCCGCACCGGCGCCATCCGGGACGGCATCTACCAGCCCGCCGTCGACGGCAACGGGAAGCTGCGGGTCGCCGCGGCCGTCGGCGTCAACGGCGACGTCGCCGCGAAGGCCCGCGCCCTGGTGGACGCGGGCGCGGACCTGCTGGTCGTCGACACCGCACACGGCCACCAGCAGAAGATGATCGACGTCCTCGGCGCACTGAAGAAGGCCGACCTCGGTGTCCCCCTGGTCGCCGGCAACGTCGTGTCCGCCGCAGGCACCCGGGACCTGATCGACGCGGGCGCCGACATCGTGAAGGTCGGGGTCGGGCCGGGCGCGATGTGCACCACCCGGATGATGACCGGGGTGGGCAGGCCGCAGTTCTCCGCCGTCGAGGAATGCGCCACGCAGGCCCGCGCGATGGGCGCGCACGTGTGGGCCGACGGAGGCGTCCGTCACCCCCGCGACGTCGCCCTCGCCCTCGCCGCCGGCGCGTCGAACGTGATGATCGGATCGTGGTTCGCGGGCACCTACGAGTCGCCCGGCGACCTGCGGGTGGACCAGTCCGGCAACGCGTACAAGGAAAGCTTCGGCATGGCCTCCAAGCGTGCGGTCGCGGCGCGCACCGCCACGGACACCGCGTTCGACCGGGCCAGGAAAGGCCTGTTCGAGGAGGGTATTTCGAGTTCGCGGATGCGTCTGGACCCGGAACGCCCCGGCGTCGAGGACCTGATCGACCACATCTGTTCGGGTGTGCGCAGTACCTGCACCTACGCGGGCGCACGGACGCTGGCGGAACTGCACGAGCGGGCCGTTCTCGGTGTGCAGTCCGCCGCCGGGTTCGCCGAGGGCCGCCCGCTGCCGGCCGGCTGGTGA
- a CDS encoding DMT family transporter → MSLPFASIVCALIAALLFACASVAQQSAASAVPEDAALMTTLLRSPRWWAGFVGDGGGYAMQAVALALGSVLVVQPLLVTALLFALPLSAKFSGYRLSRTTWALAVALAVALAIFLVIGDPTEGNIDAPFREWVLPLGILLAVVAVAAAAGISKIDPGWRALLLGGAGGILYGVAVAFTKYVVELVPRGLWAVLSSWQAWALVAAGLVGVYLQQRGFQVGPLSASLPALTIAEPLAAVFLGMTVLDERLRVAGPGLVVVGCAVAVMLVATIGLSRSQAQRTSDTTATSPVSS, encoded by the coding sequence ATGTCCCTGCCGTTCGCGTCGATCGTGTGCGCACTGATCGCGGCGTTGCTGTTCGCGTGCGCGTCGGTCGCCCAGCAGAGCGCGGCGTCCGCCGTCCCCGAGGACGCCGCGCTGATGACCACCCTGCTGCGCAGTCCCCGCTGGTGGGCCGGCTTCGTCGGAGACGGCGGCGGGTACGCGATGCAGGCGGTGGCGTTGGCGCTCGGATCGGTGCTCGTGGTGCAGCCGCTGCTGGTGACGGCACTGCTGTTCGCGTTGCCGTTGTCGGCGAAGTTCTCCGGGTACCGGCTCAGCCGCACCACCTGGGCCCTCGCCGTCGCACTGGCCGTCGCGCTCGCGATCTTCCTGGTGATCGGCGACCCCACCGAGGGCAACATCGACGCCCCCTTCCGCGAATGGGTGTTGCCGCTCGGCATCCTCCTGGCGGTGGTGGCGGTCGCGGCCGCCGCGGGGATATCGAAGATCGACCCCGGATGGCGTGCGCTGCTGCTCGGCGGGGCGGGCGGCATCCTGTACGGGGTGGCGGTCGCGTTCACCAAGTACGTCGTCGAACTGGTGCCCCGCGGGCTGTGGGCGGTGCTGAGCAGCTGGCAGGCGTGGGCGCTCGTCGCCGCCGGCCTGGTCGGGGTGTACCTGCAGCAGCGCGGCTTCCAGGTGGGACCGTTGTCCGCGTCGCTGCCCGCGCTGACCATCGCCGAACCACTCGCCGCCGTGTTCCTCGGCATGACCGTCCTCGACGAGCGGCTGCGGGTGGCGGGCCCCGGACTCGTGGTGGTCGGCTGCGCGGTCGCGGTGATGCTGGTGGCCACGATCGGACTGTCCAGGTCGCAGGCCCAGCGGACATCCGACACCACCGCAACTTCCCCGGTATCGTCCTGA
- a CDS encoding DEAD/DEAH box helicase, with amino-acid sequence MPDDEFSSPAPVGETFLALGLPAVMTHALDRSGIGAPFPIQAATIPDVLAGRDVLGRAPTGSGKTLAFGLPMLVRLKGAASRRGFPRGIVLVPTRELALQIERALDEPALSVGLRVANVVGGIPIKRQVEILSRGVDLLIATPGRLADHVAQGSVSLDDVTVLALDEADHMADLGFMPQVTTILDKTPADGQRLLFSATLDGEVDTLVRRYLRDPVTHSTAPVTASVSTMRHHLLFVDRVDKKSVVAHIGSRVGRTLMFVRTKYGVDRLAQQLHEAGISAGALHGGKAQNNRTRTLESFAEGTTPVLVATDVAARGIHVDDISLVVHVDPPADPKDYLHRAGRTARAGESGVVVTLVTEDERAEVEKLTRKAGIEVDGVRVRPGDTVLAEITGARRPTGKPVPAPDTRAPAQDTPKKGRQAHDTGGRPGRRGRPGDGGAPRAGARRGRKPGPASTPHGHRNRGAH; translated from the coding sequence ATGCCCGACGACGAGTTCTCCTCCCCCGCACCGGTGGGTGAGACGTTCCTCGCGCTCGGTCTCCCCGCGGTGATGACCCACGCCCTCGACCGCAGCGGTATCGGGGCGCCGTTCCCGATCCAGGCGGCCACCATTCCCGACGTCCTCGCGGGCCGCGACGTCCTCGGCCGCGCGCCGACCGGGTCCGGGAAGACCCTCGCCTTCGGACTGCCGATGCTGGTGCGGCTCAAGGGCGCCGCGAGCAGGCGGGGCTTCCCCCGCGGCATCGTGCTGGTGCCCACCCGTGAACTGGCGTTGCAGATCGAGCGGGCGCTGGACGAGCCGGCCCTGTCCGTGGGATTGCGGGTGGCGAACGTCGTCGGCGGGATTCCCATCAAACGTCAGGTCGAGATCCTGTCGCGGGGGGTCGACCTGCTGATCGCGACGCCGGGACGCCTCGCCGATCACGTGGCGCAGGGGTCGGTGTCCCTGGACGACGTGACCGTACTGGCGCTCGACGAGGCCGATCACATGGCCGACCTGGGGTTCATGCCGCAGGTCACGACGATCCTCGACAAGACCCCGGCGGACGGTCAGCGGCTGCTGTTCTCGGCGACCCTCGACGGGGAGGTCGACACCCTCGTCCGCCGGTACCTGCGGGACCCGGTCACCCACTCGACGGCGCCGGTCACGGCGTCGGTGAGCACCATGCGCCACCACCTGCTGTTCGTCGACCGGGTCGACAAGAAATCCGTTGTGGCACATATCGGTTCACGGGTGGGTCGGACCCTCATGTTCGTGCGCACCAAGTACGGTGTGGACCGGCTCGCGCAGCAACTCCACGAGGCGGGCATCTCCGCGGGCGCCCTGCACGGCGGCAAGGCGCAGAACAACCGCACCCGCACCCTCGAATCGTTCGCCGAAGGCACCACCCCGGTCCTGGTCGCCACCGACGTGGCGGCGCGCGGCATCCACGTCGACGACATCTCGCTCGTCGTCCACGTCGACCCCCCGGCCGACCCCAAGGACTACCTGCACCGCGCGGGCCGCACCGCCCGCGCCGGCGAGTCCGGCGTGGTGGTCACCCTCGTCACCGAGGACGAACGCGCCGAGGTCGAGAAGCTGACCCGCAAGGCCGGGATCGAGGTGGACGGCGTGCGGGTGCGGCCCGGCGACACGGTGCTGGCCGAGATCACCGGCGCCCGCCGCCCCACCGGGAAGCCGGTCCCCGCGCCCGACACCCGGGCACCGGCGCAGGACACCCCGAAGAAGGGCAGGCAGGCGCACGACACCGGGGGTCGCCCGGGCCGCCGCGGCCGCCCCGGGGACGGCGGGGCACCGCGGGCGGGTGCCCGACGCGGCCGGAAACCCGGACCTGCGTCAACTCCGCACGGACACCGCAACCGCGGGGCACACTGA
- the gndA gene encoding NADP-dependent phosphogluconate dehydrogenase, whose amino-acid sequence MTIDNTEGARAQIGVTGLAVMGSNIARNFARHGHTVALHNRSIAKTDALIEEHGSEGDFVRTETIEEFVGALQKPRRVLIMVKAGDPTDAVIEELAAAMEPGDIIIDGGNALYTDTIRREASLRERGLHFVGAGISGGEEGALNGPSIMPGGPKESYAALGPLLESIAAQVDGTPCCTHIGPDGSGHFVKMVHNGIEYADMQLIGEAYNLLGSALGYDADKIADVFTEWNGGDLESYLVEITAEVLRQKDAKTGKPLVDVIVDAAEQKGTGRWTVKSALDLGVPVTGIAEAVFARALSGSREQRKAAVGLASGVLADKPTDAAQFTEDIRQALYASKVVAYAQGFDQIAAGSAEYDWDLHPADLATIWRGGCIIRARFLNRIKDAYDENPKLPSLILAPYFRDAIETAIDSWRRVVSTATLLGIPVPAFASSLSYYDALRAERLPAALTQGQRDFFGAHTYERVDAEGKFHTLWSGDRSEVQA is encoded by the coding sequence ATGACTATCGACAACACTGAGGGTGCCCGCGCCCAGATCGGCGTCACGGGACTGGCCGTCATGGGCTCGAACATCGCCCGCAACTTCGCCCGGCACGGTCACACGGTCGCGCTGCACAACCGCAGCATCGCCAAGACCGACGCCCTCATCGAGGAGCACGGCAGCGAGGGCGACTTCGTCCGCACCGAGACGATCGAGGAGTTCGTGGGCGCGCTGCAGAAGCCGCGCCGCGTGCTGATCATGGTCAAGGCCGGCGACCCCACCGACGCCGTCATCGAGGAACTCGCCGCGGCGATGGAGCCCGGTGACATCATCATCGACGGCGGCAACGCCCTGTACACGGACACGATCCGCCGGGAGGCCTCACTCCGGGAGCGTGGCCTGCACTTCGTCGGCGCCGGCATCTCCGGCGGCGAGGAGGGCGCGCTCAACGGTCCGTCGATCATGCCGGGCGGCCCGAAGGAGTCCTACGCGGCCCTCGGACCGCTGCTCGAGTCGATCGCCGCCCAGGTCGACGGCACCCCCTGCTGCACGCACATCGGCCCCGACGGGTCCGGCCACTTCGTGAAGATGGTGCACAACGGCATCGAGTACGCCGACATGCAGCTCATCGGCGAGGCGTACAACCTGCTCGGGTCCGCCCTCGGCTACGACGCCGACAAGATCGCCGACGTGTTCACCGAATGGAACGGCGGCGACCTCGAGAGCTACCTCGTCGAGATCACCGCGGAGGTGCTGCGGCAGAAGGACGCCAAGACCGGCAAGCCGCTCGTCGACGTGATCGTCGACGCCGCCGAGCAGAAGGGCACCGGCCGCTGGACCGTCAAGTCCGCGCTCGACCTCGGTGTCCCCGTCACCGGGATCGCCGAGGCCGTGTTCGCCCGCGCCCTGTCCGGGTCCCGCGAGCAGCGCAAGGCCGCGGTCGGGCTGGCGTCCGGCGTCCTCGCCGACAAGCCCACCGATGCCGCCCAGTTCACCGAGGACATCCGGCAGGCCCTGTACGCGTCGAAGGTCGTGGCCTACGCGCAGGGATTCGATCAGATCGCGGCCGGCAGCGCCGAATACGACTGGGACCTGCACCCCGCCGACCTCGCGACCATCTGGCGTGGCGGCTGCATCATCCGGGCCCGGTTCCTCAACCGCATCAAGGATGCGTACGACGAGAACCCGAAGCTGCCGAGCCTGATCCTGGCCCCGTACTTCCGGGACGCCATCGAGACGGCCATCGACAGCTGGCGCCGGGTGGTTTCCACCGCCACGCTGCTGGGCATTCCGGTGCCGGCTTTCGCGTCGTCGCTGTCCTACTACGACGCGCTGCGCGCGGAGCGGCTGCCCGCGGCCCTCACGCAGGGGCAGCGTGACTTCTTCGGCGCCCACACTTACGAGCGGGTCGACGCGGAGGGCAAGTTCCACACCCTCTGGAGCGGTGACCGCAGCGAAGTGCAGGCCTGA
- a CDS encoding DEAD/DEAH box helicase, with amino-acid sequence MTNAVQTTSAPLEQTETETPDQNATVTFAEIGLPAPLVQALARNSITVPSPIQALAVPDALAGTNVLGRAQTGSGKTLAFGLPMLTRLSRHEDRPAPKRPRALVLVPTRELAFQVVDSLNSYAGAMGLTVRPAVGGTPFSKQVDQLRRGVDILVATPGRLNDHLRQGTCILDSIEITALDEADQMADMGFLPEVRAILGETRADGQRLLFSATLDREVQSLVRQFLPDHVQHSTEDGRASVDTMEHYVLLVDRGQKDNVLAEIGARDGRTIMFARTKLGCEGITDRLRAVGIAAEALHGGKAQNQRTRVLERFKNGRTPVLVATDVAARGIHVDGIDLVVHVDPPADHKDYLHRAGRTARAGEKGTVVAIVLPNQKRTFRRLTGMAGVDATAVPVTPGSEKLASITGAKAPSGEPVRDTYSRGERGGDRKFGDRGPRREGGYAGRDGGGYRGNRNDRGDRGERSFGDRPSGGRSFEGRGPRRDQTDNRSGGYRGDRPQRDGDNRGGGYRGDRDNRTFTDRAPRRDFGDSAPRREYGGGTTAPRRDFGDRGDSHRGTGERSFDRSAPRRDFGDNRGAAGGFRRDDRRDDRRDDRRPAATPERRPAATTGGGFRSRTERRSYDGFDGPRRERRS; translated from the coding sequence GTGACCAACGCTGTCCAGACGACTTCTGCCCCACTAGAGCAGACCGAGACCGAAACCCCTGACCAGAACGCCACCGTGACGTTCGCCGAGATCGGCCTGCCCGCACCCCTGGTGCAGGCCCTGGCCCGCAACTCCATCACCGTCCCGTCGCCGATCCAGGCGCTGGCCGTCCCCGACGCGCTGGCCGGCACCAACGTCCTCGGCCGCGCACAGACCGGATCGGGCAAGACCCTCGCATTCGGCCTGCCGATGCTCACCCGCCTGTCCCGGCACGAGGACCGGCCCGCACCCAAGCGTCCCCGCGCACTGGTGCTCGTTCCCACCCGTGAACTCGCGTTCCAGGTGGTCGACTCCCTCAACTCGTACGCCGGGGCCATGGGACTGACCGTCCGCCCCGCCGTCGGCGGCACCCCGTTCAGCAAGCAGGTCGACCAGCTGCGCCGCGGCGTCGACATCCTCGTCGCCACCCCCGGCCGGCTGAACGACCACCTGCGGCAGGGCACCTGCATCCTCGACTCCATCGAGATCACCGCGCTCGACGAGGCCGATCAGATGGCCGACATGGGCTTCCTCCCCGAGGTGCGGGCCATCCTCGGGGAGACCCGGGCCGACGGCCAGCGTCTACTGTTCTCGGCCACCCTGGACCGTGAGGTGCAGTCGCTGGTCCGCCAGTTCCTGCCCGACCACGTGCAGCACTCCACCGAGGACGGTCGCGCCAGCGTCGACACGATGGAGCACTACGTGCTCCTCGTCGACCGCGGCCAGAAGGACAACGTCCTCGCCGAGATCGGTGCCCGCGACGGCCGCACGATCATGTTCGCCCGCACCAAGCTCGGCTGCGAGGGCATCACCGACCGCCTCCGCGCGGTGGGAATCGCCGCCGAGGCGCTGCACGGCGGCAAGGCGCAGAACCAGCGCACCCGTGTCCTCGAACGGTTCAAGAACGGCCGCACCCCCGTGCTCGTCGCGACGGACGTCGCCGCCCGCGGCATCCACGTCGACGGCATCGACCTGGTCGTTCACGTCGATCCGCCCGCCGACCACAAGGACTACCTGCACCGTGCAGGCCGGACCGCCCGTGCAGGCGAGAAGGGCACCGTCGTCGCGATCGTGCTCCCCAACCAGAAGCGCACGTTCCGCCGCCTGACCGGGATGGCCGGTGTCGACGCCACCGCCGTGCCCGTCACCCCCGGCTCGGAGAAGCTGGCCAGCATCACCGGCGCCAAGGCGCCCAGCGGAGAACCGGTGCGCGACACCTACTCCCGCGGCGAGCGTGGCGGCGACCGCAAGTTCGGTGACCGCGGACCCCGCCGTGAGGGCGGATATGCCGGCCGCGACGGCGGCGGCTACCGCGGCAATCGCAACGACCGCGGCGACCGTGGTGAGCGCAGCTTCGGCGACCGTCCGTCGGGTGGTCGCAGCTTCGAGGGTCGTGGCCCGCGCCGCGACCAGACCGACAACCGGTCCGGCGGCTACCGCGGCGACCGCCCGCAGCGCGACGGTGACAACCGTGGCGGCGGCTACCGCGGCGACCGGGACAACCGGACGTTCACCGATCGGGCCCCGCGCCGCGACTTCGGTGACAGCGCACCCCGACGCGAGTACGGCGGCGGCACCACCGCACCGCGCCGCGACTTCGGCGACCGCGGCGACAGCCACCGCGGAACCGGCGAGCGCAGCTTCGACCGCAGCGCACCCCGCCGCGACTTCGGCGACAACCGCGGTGCGGCAGGCGGGTTCCGTCGCGACGATCGCCGGGATGACCGCCGTGACGATCGCCGCCCCGCGGCCACGCCGGAGCGTCGCCCCGCGGCGACGACCGGTGGCGGGTTCCGTAGCCGCACGGAGCGTCGCTCGTACGACGGCTTCGACGGCCCGCGGCGTGAGCGCCGCAGCTGA
- a CDS encoding M56 family metallopeptidase yields the protein MDATTALVFGVLALLLAGPVPALLSRARWPHRAPRAALVLWQAIALAAVLSAFSSGLAIASQLLVPGPDGRPTTAPVAEIDALGLPLWLLYVVVFALTLLVGAKLIFAIVQVGVRTRRRRARHRMLVDLLDRCDSSSPLARTPDLRVLDVTEPIAYCLPGLRQRVVLSQGTFTNLDDAEITAILTHERSHLRARHDLVLEAFTAVNAAFPTVVRSKSALGSVQLLVEMLADDSAVRATGPTALARALVACSGSIAPKGAMAAGGPSTLLRVQRLASTEAGTPVALAAYAASVAILVVPTIAVAVPWLTELSRLFSAV from the coding sequence ATGGACGCCACCACCGCGCTGGTATTCGGAGTACTCGCACTTCTTCTCGCAGGGCCTGTCCCTGCGCTGTTGAGTCGTGCCCGATGGCCGCATCGCGCCCCCCGAGCAGCACTCGTGCTGTGGCAGGCAATCGCCCTCGCCGCAGTTCTGTCCGCATTCAGTTCGGGCCTCGCGATCGCCAGCCAGCTCCTGGTCCCCGGACCGGACGGGCGCCCCACCACGGCGCCGGTCGCCGAGATCGACGCCCTGGGCCTGCCCCTGTGGCTGCTGTACGTGGTGGTCTTCGCGCTCACCCTCCTCGTCGGCGCCAAACTGATCTTCGCGATCGTGCAGGTCGGGGTCCGCACCCGGCGCCGACGCGCCCGGCACCGCATGCTGGTCGACCTCCTCGACCGCTGCGACTCGTCGTCGCCGCTCGCCCGCACCCCGGACCTGCGGGTCCTCGACGTCACCGAGCCCATCGCCTACTGCCTGCCCGGTCTGCGTCAACGGGTGGTGCTGAGCCAGGGCACATTCACCAACCTCGACGACGCGGAGATCACCGCGATCCTCACCCACGAGCGGTCCCATCTGCGGGCCCGGCACGACCTCGTCCTCGAGGCGTTCACCGCCGTCAACGCCGCCTTCCCCACCGTCGTGCGCAGCAAGTCAGCGCTCGGGTCGGTGCAGTTGCTGGTCGAGATGCTGGCCGACGATTCCGCCGTCCGCGCCACCGGGCCGACCGCACTGGCCCGCGCGCTCGTCGCCTGTTCGGGGTCGATCGCCCCGAAGGGCGCCATGGCCGCGGGTGGTCCCAGCACCCTGCTGCGGGTACAGCGCCTGGCCTCCACGGAGGCGGGTACCCCCGTGGCTCTCGCCGCCTACGCCGCGTCGGTGGCCATCCTCGTGGTGCCGACCATCGCCGTCGCCGTCCCCTGGCTCACCGAGCTGAGCCGGTTGTTCAGCGCCGTGTAG
- a CDS encoding BlaI/MecI/CopY family transcriptional regulator yields MAGLGELERAVMDHLWSTSEPQTVRQVHEALAARRELAYTTVMTVLQRLAKKHLVIQQRDDRAHRYLPVHQREELVASLMVDALQQADKSGSRAAALVHFVGQVGADEADALREALAALEAKERSTGDNQSGTVRAG; encoded by the coding sequence ATGGCTGGACTCGGCGAACTCGAACGCGCAGTGATGGATCACCTGTGGTCCACTTCGGAACCGCAGACGGTACGGCAGGTACACGAGGCACTGGCGGCACGCCGTGAACTCGCGTACACGACTGTCATGACAGTGCTCCAGCGACTGGCGAAGAAGCACCTCGTCATTCAGCAGCGCGACGACCGCGCCCACCGGTACCTGCCGGTGCACCAGCGCGAGGAGCTCGTCGCGAGCCTCATGGTGGACGCACTGCAGCAGGCCGACAAGTCCGGGAGCCGCGCCGCCGCACTCGTGCACTTCGTCGGCCAGGTCGGCGCCGACGAGGCCGACGCGCTCCGCGAGGCCCTCGCCGCGCTCGAGGCCAAAGAGCGGTCCACCGGAGACAATCAGTCGGGAACCGTTCGCGCCGGCTGA